CTCTGAGCTGAACCAATCGTGGTTACAACCGCGGGAGCCGGagggtgatcgccggagccggatatttttttgtaagaGTGAAAGATTGAGAATTGATGagagaatttagatgagaattgtgtagtgtggtgtgAAATTTTTGGTGTggaagtgggggtatttatagatgaaaaatgtgaattttgggaaaaaaaattgaaaaaaaaataaaagtgggaagaaaacggatataattttttggaaagtggaaaaaaaaaatttgattttttaaattaaaaacgaATTTGAAAAAATGCTGAAAatgccaacggctatgccgttggccaatcccGTTGCGCCACGTCAGTGTGCTCAGACGTGCTCGATGCATCGAGCAGCGCCGTGCCAGCGGCGAGAGTGTAGCGGCGGAAGCACGGACGGCATCTGTGTCAACGAGCAGATGCTCTAAGCACAACATTCTATGTTGTGATTTAAATCACAGTAGGGGATCCACCTCCAGAGATTAACGGGGTGAGATCCCTGCTGTGTATTAAAACACAACACCAAATATTGTGCTCAAAATGAacatatatttgaaaaaaacgCAGCTTCTCTCCTCTTTctctattttcctttttatacCTTTAAAAATGAAGATATTGATAGAGAGTAGAGACGCAATCTTCTTCACctcctttctttttatttggatatatttattcttgtttttatatttttaaaaacaagaatactttagatatatttagatattaagtatatagtaattattcttgaaattattatttagcTCATAAGATCTGAAgatttcacaaatattttagtacttgaacgaaagaataaaataaaataaaatattttaaatattttagagtTTATTATTCGATTCATATAGTGGcttcattatttaaagtataaaaataagaataaaatattaaaaaaatggaagataGAGAAAGAGGAGAGAAGTTGCGTtttgttcatatatatatatgtgagcGCAGCATTTGGTGTTTTTATACACAGCTGGGGATCTCACCCCTTTACGGAATCGGTTCAAATTTGGGAGTTAGATACTTAGAGCATTTccaattaattactactccctctttATACGTatgcatttttaattgatacacgagttttaatgtataatgtCAAATAAGTgagatattaaaaatagagtaaCTAATGTATTGTCAGTAAGAACGGGTCTCCCTTATAGAGAGGAAAATATTTCCCAGATAAGAAAATGCATACTCTTATTAAACAGATTAAAACAGAGAGAACTTTCGTAGAAATGTGAAcagaagtctcattttttctattttagtcctTTGCGAATAAGAGCTCCAGTTCATAATTagtataaatggtaaagagatcCCACCACCCACTAACTCTATTCCACTCATATATCATTTAAACCTTAcaagtggacggagggagtagtgaATAGTGCAAATTCATTGGAGAGATGTGTATAGAGGGTGATAGCATTGTGATTTGCCAATGTCAtgggagaaaaataaaaagagataaAGATGTGGCCGGACTGAATTGACAACTTGTTGAATTACCAATGGATTGAGTCTATCGATAAATTTATTGCTCCTTTAGTCCCACTCAAAATGATATGtttctaataataaaaactttattccatttgctattttatatttttctctattttacaCACAACTCAACTCTATAAAAATTTGTGCCAAAAAAAATCCACTTTAAATTGAATTGAggaaatataagaaattaatttcagCAATTAGCCATGGATATCTAATCGACAATCCGTcaataatatttgttgttatatTAATTAGGTTACAGGGAATAAttggaaattttaatatgtttaaGTCCAGTTGTATTGTACTCTctttgtctcattaaaaatgaaacgtttttctttttagtttgtcccaataaaaataaaacgtttcctaaaatagaaacatctctatctctactttttcatctctcttactttactctctcttcattaattcacaaaacaactCTATATAAAAACTTGTACTAAtttccaaatgttgcatatttaatgggacggaggaactATAATCCAAGTTAGACTTTTTAacttcgatttttttttatgtttctcGCTCACTTTCTGCCTTTTCCACATAAAAATCCGCCTCCTCCAAATATAGATTTATTGCATGATGACATTTCCCTTCTCCTCTCGAAATCAGTTCTCAAAAGCTCAAATATCACACTAATAGCCTATACTtttgtaagaaaaaaatttatcatacaACTGAAAAAAAGGTGTGGGCCAGAGGTCAACACGAACGTAGGAGAATTGGACCCACTGATGAGTGGAGTACATCACTCAGCACGAGTTGGACCTCATTTGAAAAGTGTTCACAACCTATCAAGCTCGAAAGCAATGGAAAGAAGCAAGACAAGTTCTTATGGAATGACGAATCTCCTAAGGTACCTATAGCCTTTAGAACAGCAACGATAAGAGGTGCTCGTGCAGCCAGTTCTGTTCGTCTTCCAGATCCTGGTGGTATCGTCCACTGTGGTTGCCTGTCGAGAGATGAGCCGGGAAGATGTCCCGAGCAGGCAACTACAATGTAGAACTGCAAGACCTCTTGGCAGAGGTTGACAAGATAAGACTCCACTTCTGACTCCTCATAACTAAGTGGTCTATCAAGTGCAAGATTCTGCAGAAATTTGAGGCAATTCATGTAAGACTCAGTCTCAAGGCGAAGTAGAGGAGGATCGTCCATTTGCATCACGGACCCGAGTTCTTTGAGCTTTTGACGTAGCACTCCATTGCTATTTATATTGCGAGCATGAGATGCCACAGCATGCACGACGTCGAAAAggataaaaatgtttttatacGATAATCGAGCTCTGTGCATATTGTAGACATCCTCTATAGCCTGCCATATTCCATGTAAGAGTTCTTGTCAGACTTAAANNNNNNNNNNNNNNNNNNNNNNNNNNNNNNNNNNNNNNNNNNNNNNNNNNNNNNNNNNNNNNNNNNNNNNNNNNNNNNNNNNNNNNNNNNNNNNNNNNNNGGagttaaacaattaaattttctcCTTTAAAATGACCCGTTATGAGTGGATTTTTCAGGGTCTTAGGAGTCGGGGAGTTAAAAACCTAGGATTGACGCCCCCTAGTGTATGTAATCTACGCTTGTGCCCCATGGGCAAAACTTAGGTGACTGTCCCTACGAAATATGAACgtgttgtagttggaatttgtataaccataacagttga
The genomic region above belongs to Salvia hispanica cultivar TCC Black 2014 chromosome 3, UniMelb_Shisp_WGS_1.0, whole genome shotgun sequence and contains:
- the LOC125215971 gene encoding brefeldin A-inhibited guanine nucleotide-exchange protein 2-like; amino-acid sequence: MHRARLSYKNIFILFDVVHAVASHARNINSNGVLRQKLKELGSVMQMDDPPLLRLETESYMNCLKFLQNLALDRPLSYEESEVESYLVNLCQEVLQFYIVVACSGHLPGSSLDRQPQWTIPPGSGRRTELAARAPLIVAVLKAIGTLGDSSFHKNLSCFFPLLSSLIGCEHFSNEVQLVLSDVLHSSVGPILLRSC